ttcttagcTCATTTTTTCTTAACTCTACTTATTCTTGTATAAATGAAATCCTTAAAATAATTGCATTACGATTTCCAAGttgaaaagatttaaagaaagaaatatgttTTAAGAAATGGTTTTTGTTAACTTCTTTACAAGTTTACCAAGTTGTGCAAGTAATAAATGGTAAGATCGAGTATTGTTTTTCTAAGTGACTCATGTAATATTAAACAACTATACAATTAATAACTTATATAAATTAAGGAATATTTCCATAATTTGGTGTTATGTTCAAGAAAGTAAATTTATGCATAAAAAGTAAACACTTTGAAAGTAAGAATGCTTAAAAGATGcaaaagattagaaatgatatggattAGAgatgttggggttagatttcactgACGTGGGTCTCATGCATTTATAACTCAACTCCTTTCCATTATAATACTAATGTCAACCTATAAGTTTACTTAAACCATTAATCCCTTTGAAGAGtctaaattttcttattaagaGTCAATCCCTCAAACCCTTAATTAATAAACATGCTTTAGCAACTAGTTTTAGATCTAggttaaaaaagatattttccaaCACATAATGAACAAAGTATCAAGTTATGGGTGATCAAAtcaaagcaagcattaaaaaaaaaaacaagaatactaACATTCAAggaaaatacataaatatatttcaaaacacTACAAGATACATAAGAGTTCAATGGTTACATCTACCTCCAACAAAATGGGTTTAactctccattgtcatggagaacccaagattacaaaatgaaaaatggaagaagaaagaaatacaAGTAAGGAGAAGAGTTGTTCCCACAAGCCCTAGTAGCCCTCCAATCTATCCAAAGACTATTTTTTACATCTAAGCCTCCAAAGATGGCTTTCCTTCGagcaaacaagaaaaaataggTCTAGAATTGGAATATCAGCAAAATTATCGCCTAGTGCACATCCTCCATCATTGGGCGCCTAGAATTAACAATGCTCTCTATAAAGATGGCGCCTATTTTCACATGAAAAAATGGGAATGGAGCCCAACATTGTGTTTTGGTTGGCCGGCGTTGGACAGTCCTGTAACTGATTTGGGCTCTCTAAGATGCTTGTGTCCAACGCTATGTATGTATCACTCAATGCCAGTTGCTCTATTGATGGAGCTTACTCTTTGTTCTTCCATGATCTCACATTTTGATTATTCTTCCTTGCTTTTCTAGATTGCAACTAGCTTGACTTGAAACAAAAAGCTTTCTGTTCATAAATTAGACACAAAATAATTGGGATTAATGGTATAATTGGATTATTGTAACacaaaatgtaattatttacaaaatcaaGATAAAAATGAAGGCTACGTAGGCTAAAAGCTAGAGaagatttgattatattttttaataaaagataactcaaataatggtaaaacttaaaatttttagttttaaatcgGATTCACCCTCACTCTTGGTTTAACAAAGCCAtcaattcttttcttttagtgTCCAAGATGTTTAGGAAGTTGTTAGATGGAAAATAGTGACTACATTTTTGTTAAATCTTGAATCAAGCCTCACTTGCCTAATACTTCTTCTATGCCTATATTGTTATCAtctgatgatgatgaagagatTGAAAATGTTGAGTAATTGGCTAAATTAGTCCACccttttgttgttgttgcttaaAAGTGGGGAGAGTCCATGAAGAGATGAAAAAGGGATAGTATGCTAACGAGAGAACATGTATCAAGGGGGAGAATATAAGTTTATAGGGGGAGTAATCTTTACTAAAACAAAGATGCATAAGTTGAGTGTTTCAAGCCGAAAAGTTGAAGATCTTAAATGGTTTTGCTcttataaatgtaataaattatgttgaaatacagttttgttcttttgataTTGTAATTTGTACTGAAATGCTTAAACACTATACCTTagtgatataattttattagtaaaatttaGTATCCTTGAAAATTTTGACAACTCATTAAGTGTTTTTCACAACAAAGTATAAAACGTAAACATACTTGTAAGATTATGTGTTTTATGTATACAACAAATCATGTAAGACATGgatgtttttaaagaaaacaatgCAATGCATTATAGTCTTCTTTCATCTAATAAATAAGGTTATGACTAGAAGATATGCATACAATATTAAGTTAATGTTGTACTTAACCAAATATTTTGTAAGTTTATTTTTGTACTATAAAGAATGTTTTCGTCTTCAATTTACTAAGATAATCCACAAAAACATTGGTCAACACATGATCTATTAGGATATGAACTAAAGTTGCTTTGTAGTCTTTTTGCCTAGattctgaaccgaggcaatatgtAGGGTcttttgcctcggttggttTCGAGCCGAGGcgatatatgtatttttttttattctttttcagaAAATGGAGACTTTTgcttttcaaaatcatttttttcttttttatctagGACAACGGAGGCAACGACGAAACAACTAAAGGCGACGACGAACGGACGAACAGCCGGTGGCAACGGCGTATGACCAACGGTGACAACGAGCAGCGTAGTTTGCCGAGAGCACGGGAGCACGAGAGAAGTAGAGGCAACAACGTGAAACAataggttaaaattttttatgatGGCAGTCAGTGATGGAGGTAGCGGCGACGACCAATGGTGGAGGCAGCAACAAAGGCATGTGGTAGAGGCACCAACGACGGCCAGTGGTGGAGGCAGCGACGACAGAGCGGCAAGCTGTTCGCGCGAGATGAGAAGCAGCAATTCGTAGGTGAGTTTGAGGTTGAGTTTTTTTGGTGCGAGTTGAGGATGGTGGTGGTGAGAAGGTTGTGGAAGGGGAGAATGAAAGGGAAGAATGAAAGGGGAGAATGAAAGgtctgaaatttaaaaatcgAAGAAGTTATTACCTTGGTTAAGTAGATAACAGAGACAATAAGACTCTACTTCCTTGGTTCTAAAGACAACTGATGCGTAAACCATTcagaaaaaattcaaaaaaaaaattataaatggcaAAGATTAAAGATATTTCTAACTATAGGCATCGGTTCATggttaaaccgaggcataaaggccTTATGACATCGGTTAAAatggaaccgaggcagtagatgTTGACAAAATGGATTTGAAATGTTCAGATACAGAGGTTGTCAGCTTTTGGCAGGACATACTGCCTTGGTTCTGCACAGAACAGAGGCAGTAGGCGTATTTTGAAAAAGCTGGCAGGTGAAAAGTCTGATTTGCAAAGGGAAATCATGGTTTTTTGCCTCGATTAGTCAGAGAATCGATGCAATATACCCCTTAAGCATTGGTTCAAATTGAATCGAGACATATACGTTCgcaaaaattatgaaattgtcACCGCGTTTTGATATAATTTGGTGTTTTTGAAACCAAAGCGTAATGTGCGAATTAAAAGcctcttttttttactagtgatcataaaataagtttttgttaactttattaaagttatttatcacgtattatcttttcttttatttctatttcGTCTTCAGTAGATGTAGTTAGCCTTTTCAGACAAACCAATAGTAAAATCTaagcataaataattaattttctttatctcttgTTCATTACATTTTGTTCTCCATAAGAAGAGTTTTTATGAACTAActtttagaaaaacttttaacTATTATTTGTCAGATAAAATTATCATCTAACTGGTAGAGCCTCCAGTCTCATGAAACtcatataaaatcaaattccCCCTAAAAGGTAGCAAAAAGACAACCTGAATATCAATCTAAGGAAATGGTACAAATTTTGAGTAATTCTAGTTTGTAAATTTGTCCTGGGGAATATGAATGGATCCTATTATAATCACTAAAAAATCACTAAAACCATGCAAAACTATAGAAACCAAAATTGTTTGGTAAAATGCACATGAGAACTCATGAATTAGCTACAAAGGAGATTCCAGGTAAATTGTGCAATGAACATTCTATGTGCATCATGACAAACCAGAAACTAAGACAAACTTACAAAagcagagagaaagagagaagcaCACTTGAGAGCTTTCTGTGGAAAAATATTATGCATCAAATCTTATACAAAGGAGATGCAAAAGTACAATTATATAGAAAAAGATGGATATTCTAGAGTAATGGTTACAAAGAGCCAAACTGTCCTAACAGTTAGTTAGGACCTAAGGCGAACGAGTGCACCGAACGGTTAGAGGTGATGAGACAAGAGTCGTTCGGTGGTACATACAACGAATCGGACGGGTGATCAGATCGCATACAGGCGGAGGCGTCCGAACGTTTAGCAGCGAAAATGATGGGAATGAACTGATCGGTAAAGCATCACATGAGTCTTTCGGTAAAGCATTAGCGGAAGCGGTGGGGCATGAGCCGATTGGTAAAGCATTGTGTGAACCGTTCGGTAGAACATTATGTGAATCGTTCGGTAAAGTATTCTGACAGCCCCCCTCAAGCTTGGCGTAAATGTTGAGATTGCCAAGCTTGGAATTGATGTTATGGAAGGTGGAAGGAGGAAGAGGCTTGGTCAATATGTCAGCAAGCTGTAGAGTAGTGTGTATGGGGAGAAGTTTCACAATGCCTTGTTGAACTTTTTCCCAAATGAGATGATAGTCAATTTCGATGTGCTTCGTTCGTTCATGAAAGACTTGGTTGGTGGTGATTTTGATGGCAGACATGTTATAACAATAGATGGTTGCAGGTTGAGAAGGAGGTAGATGAAGGTCTTTCATGAGATTGTGAGCCACTGGATTTCACAAACGGTCTGGGCAAGGGCACGATATTATGCTTCAGAGGAGCTTCGTGAAACCGTGCTTTTCTTTTTTGATTTTCGCGATATTGGTGAATCACCCAAGTATACGATATATCCAGTAGTGGATTTGCGGGAGTCGGGGCAACCGGCCCAGTCGGAATCACTGTAAGCTTTCAATTGAAGATTATTATTCGCAGTTAGGAAAATACCTTAGCCAGGAGTTTGTTTGATATAGCGTAAGATTCGAAAAGCAGCTCGATGATGGAATGTGGTTGGGGCAGCGACAAATTGACTGAGGTGATGAATTGCATAAGTGATATCCGGACGGGTGTTGGTGAGGTATATGAGCCTTCCTATCAGTCTTCTAAACGTAGCATGATCATCAAGCGGATCACCATAAGAGGAAACTTTGGTGGAAAAGTTCATAGTGTGCTTACAGGAGCTGCATCAAGCATCCCTGTTTCTTTGAGAAGATCCAGGGCATATTTCCGCTGGGTTAAGAGAATTCCTGCACTGCTTCTAACGACTTCAGAACCCAGAAAGTAAGATAGATTGCCAAGATTTTTGATTCTAAAGCTGTCATTAAGCAGGTCAGTTATGTTATcaatatcataaatattattaccAGTAATTATGATATCATCAATGTAAACAAGCATTATGGTAATGTTATTCCTGTTATGTTTTACAAAAAGTGAGTGATCTCCAGATGTTTGAGAAAAGttgtgagaaagaagaaaggatgACAATTTTTCATACCACTGTCTGCTAGCTTGTTTCAAACCATAAAGGGATTTGTGAAGGAGACAAACCTGATTTTTACCTGTTGTAGGAACCCCTGGTGGTATTTGCATATATACTTCTTCACTTAAATCACCATGTAAGAAGGCATTATTGACATGTAATTGTCGAATGTGCCAATTCTTAGCTGAAGCCAGAGATAAGACAAAACGAACGCTAGTTAGTTTGACTACAGGAGAGAATGTAACAAAGTAATCAATACCCTCCAtttgtgtgtagcctttggcaacaagGCGAGCCTTGAATCTTTCTATGGTCCCGTCAGCCTTGTGCTTCGTTTTGTATACCCATTTTCACCCTATGGCCTTTTTTTTTTGGAGGAAGAGTAGTAATAGTCCACGTATTGTTTTGCTCTAGAGCCATGATATCTTCCTTCATAGCATGCTGCCAGTGATCGTGTTGAACGACTTCTTTGTAATTCTGTGGATCAGCAGTGTTGTCTAGAGAAAAAATGAAAGCTGTATAGGTAGTAGATATGTTATCAAAAGATAAGGCATTTGAAATTAGGTATTTTATTTGAGTAGTGCCATAAGAAGAGATTTGAAAATCTCGTAGATAAGCAGGGGGTTTTCTAACTCTAGTTGATCTTCTTGGAGAATTATTTTCATCTTCTATATGAGTTTGATGATTTGTTTCAGTGGGAACAATAGTGTGAGCATTGTCATCATTATACATAAAAGGGTTAGTAGATAACGATATTGAGGCACTCGGATCATAAACAAGAGGAGAGGTAATGACAGGAAATTCGTTTTCAAGAAAAACATTTCTAGAAACTTTAATATCATGGGTATCAAGATCATAAGTGATGTAACCTTTAGTAGTAGGATGTAAGCCGAGAAAGATGCTGGACTTGGCACAGGGGTCAAGCTTCTTTCTATTAGCATGAATAGTACTAACATAACAAAGACAACCAAAGACTCTTAATCTAGAAATATCAAAAGCATTGTTATATAATTTGTCATATGGCAAACTGTTATTAAGAAAAGGGGTAGGCATTATGTTAATAAGAAGAGTAGCATAGTTGAGAGCATATGTACAAAATTGAGTGGAAATTTTAGAATGGAAGAGCAAGGCTCTTATTACATTtagaagatgttggtgtttccTTTCATGTAGCTCAATTGGGCCACTAAAAATGTATAGTCCTCCATGTAGCTCAATTGAACCAATCTTGTTGTTGGTGCTCAGATCCTGAATGAAACAAGTGTTGTCAGTGAATATAATGCATAGATGATTATGGGCAACTAACTTGGATATAGAAATGAGGTTATAGCAAAAATCTGGAATGAAAAGAACATCTTCTAGGAAGAGTTTTTCACTGATTTTAACAATTCCTTTATGAGTGGCAGTAGTTTTCATACCGTTCGGTAAGTTTATAGTTATAGGAGTAATATTTTCATACGAATATAAGTTCGTAAGAGAAGAAACAACATGATCTATTGCGCCAAAGTCTAGAATCCAAGATAGAATATCTTTACCTTCATGAGAGAAAAGAGTAAAAATGGATTTACCTGTATTAGTTGAATCAGATATTACAGAACTTATTTGATTAGTAGATGGGACTCCTGGGTTATTGGGAGATTTCATAAGggccatgagagcttgatactGCTGTTGTGTCAAGCGTACTTCTTGATCGTTGTCATCATTCCTGATATTTTGGCTTGTGGACATGAGACTTTTGCTATTATGGAATTTATGACCTGGAGGAAACCCATGTTTCTTGTAGCAGACCTCAATTGTTTGTCCAGTTTTGCCACAATGAGAACAAATCTTCTTAACagtgatatttttgtttgaaggAAATCCATGTTTCTTGAAACAAACCAACT
The Vigna angularis cultivar LongXiaoDou No.4 chromosome 5, ASM1680809v1, whole genome shotgun sequence genome window above contains:
- the LOC108339119 gene encoding uncharacterized protein LOC108339119, whose protein sequence is MEEHNHPSSLLYIHPSESLAISLVSPLLESNNYHAWSKSMYTALSAKNKIQFIDGTATPPQKEVDSYHAWIGCNNMVVSWLVHSVSPDIRRSILCISELQNEVVSLKKGERSVMEYFTRLRVIWDEIDNFRPEPTCSCEVRCSCNLTSTISQRKHEDHVLQFLRELNEQYSNIQSHVLLMDPMPSISKIFSYVVQQEIQVMSNNFLNGLEIKHVAVVVIVTCSYCGKNGHNELVCFKKHGFPSNKNITVKKICSHCGKTGQTIEVCYKKHGFPPGHKFHNSKSLMSTSQNIRNDDNDQEVRLTQQQYQALMALMKSPNNPGVPSTNQISSVISDSTNTGKSIFTLFSHEGKDILSWILDFGAIDHVVSSLTNLYSYENITPITINLPNGMKTTATHKGIVKISEKLFLEDVLFIPDFCYNLISISKLVAHNHLCIIFTDNTCFIQDLSTNNKIGSIELHGGLYIFSGPIELHERKHQHLLNVIRALLFHSKISTQFCTYALNYATLLINIMPTPFLNNSLPYDKLYNNAFDISRLRVFGCLCYVSTIHANRKKLDPCAKSSIFLGLHPTTKGYITYDLDTHDIKVSRNVFLENEFPVITSPLVYDPSASISLSTNPFMYNDDNAHTIVPTETNHQTHIEDENNSPRRSTRVRKPPAYLRDFQISSYGTTQIKYLISNALSFDNISTTYTAFIFSLDNTADPQNYKEVVQHDHWQHAMKEDIMALEQNNTWTITTLPPKKKGHRVKMVKLTSVRFVLSLASAKNWHIRQLHVNNAFLHGDLSEEVYMQIPPGVPTTGKNQVCLLHKSLYGLKQASRQWNNITIMLVYIDDIIITGNNIYDIDNITDLLNDSFRIKNLGNLSYFLGSEVVRSSAGILLTQRKYALDLLKETGMLDAAPVSTL